GCGGCAGCGTCTAGTGAAGACAAATGGGTGTTTTTACGCGATCATCCGGCTGACTGAGCAAGCGATGCATACACTGCCGTTCTCAGCTGCCTGCGAGCGCAATCAAACGCCCATCCTAGAGCAGATCACGCCATGGTTAAGTGGCAGTAGGCATGTGCTAGAGATAGCCTCAGGCACGGGGCAGCATGCGGTGCATTTTGCCAATGCATTACCCCAACTCAGTTGGCAGACCAGTGATCTTAGCAGTAACATACTCGGCATTCAGCGCCGGCTGGATGCCTATCAACTGCCCAACACCCCCCCTTGCATGCCACTTGATGCCCTGGCTACTGCATGGCCCAAGGCTATACAAGAGCAGAATTTCGATGCGATTTTCACAGCCAATAGTTTACATATTATGAGCCAAGATGCGGTAGCGCAGCTATTCCAACATCTTGGTTTACTTGCGCGGCCGGAACAGCAATTGATCATCTACGGGCCCTTTAATATTGCCGGCGAATATACTGCTGCCTCGAATGCCGCCTTTGATCAACAGCTACAACAGCACGACCCTGCCTCTGGCATTCGCGAACTAGAGTGGATTATTGACTTAGCAAGTAAGCAAGCATTTACTTACATTGAAGCCATTGCTATGCCTGCAAATAATTTATTGTTACATTTTGTTTGCAAAACATAAGGGCTGAACTATTTTTATTTTTGTGACGTAGAAAAGCTTCAATCTGCATAAGGATAAGCGTGCCTACCATGAGCAAAAATGAAATGAATTCTACTACCAACAGCAAACCATCTCTGCATGATCACAAAGCCGCTTTGGCCCGAGCTGAAGCCTTATTGGCCAAGCTTGAGGCGAAAACCGCAAACACAAAGCCCAAGAGCAAACCAAAGCTCAGTCACTGAGCTATGCCTTACAGCAATGCAGTAAAAAAAAGCTGGGTGGGAAGCTGAGAAGCTGGGAAACTAAGCTGCAAAGCTAAGTTACATAAACACTTACCCACTTTATCCCAGTTTGCATCAGCTATTCACGATAGTAGGCTTTATCACTAGCTATTTATGACACACAGAAAAAATCTTGTGAAATTGTCAGAAAAGTGTCAACAATCTGTCTTTTAAGTGCCATATAGCAAGACTACAGTTTAAAAAAACTGTGAGGGCCTTTGCTATGTCAGCCTATTATCAACAGCAATATTTAAACACTCATAAAATCAAAGCCAATGCCGTATGGATTTCTGACATTCACCTTGGCAACAAGGACTGCAAAGCCGAATTTTTATTGGATTTGTTAACTCGCCTTGAATGTAAGACTCTCTACTTAGTTGGCGACATTATTGACATGTGGTCGCTGAGCAAGAACTTTTATTGGCCTGAGCAACATAATAAAATTATTCGTAAGCTGATGAAGATGGCTAAGTCAGATTGCCGCGTCATTTATATACCTGGCAACCATGATATGAACTTTCGCGATTTTGTCGGCGAGAAATTTGGCGAGATTGAAGTTCACCAGCAAGCCATTCATATAACTGCCGACAAGCGCAAACTATTGGTTATCCATGGCGATGAGCTTGATAACGTAATTAGATTTAATCGTGTCATCAAATGCATGGGTGATCTCGCTTATGATTTACTGCTATTCATTAATCGATTCAATAATAAGATGCGAAAAAAGCTTGGCTTCAACTACTGGTCCTTAGCAACGTATATTAAAAATCGCGTCAAAAATGCACAAGCGGCGATTAACTGCTTTGAGCAAGCCGCCATGCAATTGGCTAAAAAACAACATCTAGATGGTGTTATATGCGGCCACATCCATCATCCAAACATACGACAAGAAAATGGAGTATTGTATTGTAACGACGGCGATTGGATCGAAAATTGTACGTTTATGTTAGAAGATGATGCTGGA
The Pseudomonadales bacterium genome window above contains:
- a CDS encoding DUF938 domain-containing protein: MHTLPFSAACERNQTPILEQITPWLSGSRHVLEIASGTGQHAVHFANALPQLSWQTSDLSSNILGIQRRLDAYQLPNTPPCMPLDALATAWPKAIQEQNFDAIFTANSLHIMSQDAVAQLFQHLGLLARPEQQLIIYGPFNIAGEYTAASNAAFDQQLQQHDPASGIRELEWIIDLASKQAFTYIEAIAMPANNLLLHFVCKT
- a CDS encoding UDP-2,3-diacylglucosamine diphosphatase, which produces MSAYYQQQYLNTHKIKANAVWISDIHLGNKDCKAEFLLDLLTRLECKTLYLVGDIIDMWSLSKNFYWPEQHNKIIRKLMKMAKSDCRVIYIPGNHDMNFRDFVGEKFGEIEVHQQAIHITADKRKLLVIHGDELDNVIRFNRVIKCMGDLAYDLLLFINRFNNKMRKKLGFNYWSLATYIKNRVKNAQAAINCFEQAAMQLAKKQHLDGVICGHIHHPNIRQENGVLYCNDGDWIENCTFMLEDDAGWLEIIHWSDIAKREKAIKLNSIHHAA